The Microlunatus antarcticus genome window below encodes:
- a CDS encoding LysR substrate-binding domain-containing protein, with protein MALSGHLPDLDSLALLLEVARSGSIGAAARVQGVSQQSASERLTTTERQVGVPLLSRGARGTTLTASGTLMVEWAARMLQVAEEVDASIAALRGARDRELRIVASMTVAEHLLPRWLVALRQQQAHPETRDGATSVSLRAANSAEVLRAVAAGEADLGFVEGAERPAGLTSTEIGRDELVLVAAASDRLARRRTPLTPAQVAGLALTSRERGSGTREVVEQALATHGLTTAPPAVEVTTSTAVRETVRAGGAPAFLSRHAAEADLRAGTLVLVRTRDLTVSRLLRAVWVGGADPPAGPVRDLLALVARTP; from the coding sequence GTGGCACTGAGCGGGCATCTGCCGGACCTGGACTCGCTGGCCCTGCTGCTGGAGGTGGCGAGGTCGGGCAGCATCGGCGCGGCCGCCCGGGTGCAGGGGGTGAGTCAGCAGTCCGCGTCGGAGCGGCTGACGACCACGGAGCGCCAGGTCGGGGTGCCGCTGCTGAGTCGTGGTGCCCGCGGCACGACCCTGACCGCGTCGGGGACGTTGATGGTGGAGTGGGCCGCCCGGATGCTGCAGGTCGCCGAGGAGGTCGACGCCTCGATCGCGGCGCTGCGCGGCGCGCGTGACCGGGAGCTGAGGATCGTCGCGAGCATGACCGTCGCGGAGCACCTGCTGCCGCGTTGGCTGGTGGCTCTGCGGCAGCAGCAGGCGCACCCCGAGACGCGTGACGGCGCGACCTCGGTGAGCCTGCGGGCCGCGAACTCCGCGGAGGTGCTTCGCGCCGTCGCGGCAGGGGAGGCCGACCTCGGCTTCGTCGAGGGCGCCGAGCGCCCGGCGGGCCTGACCTCGACCGAGATCGGGCGCGACGAGCTGGTGCTGGTCGCTGCCGCCTCGGACCGGTTGGCCCGCCGCCGCACACCGCTGACCCCGGCCCAGGTCGCCGGGCTGGCGCTGACGTCGCGAGAACGCGGGTCCGGCACCCGCGAGGTCGTCGAGCAGGCTCTGGCCACGCACGGGCTGACGACCGCACCACCGGCCGTCGAGGTCACCACCTCCACCGCGGTCCGGGAGACCGTACGAGCCGGCGGTGCACCCGCTTTCCTCAGCCGCCACGCGGCCGAGGCCGACCTCCGCGCCGGCACGCTCGTCCTCGTCAGGACCCGCGACCTCACCGTCAGCCGCCTGCTCCGCGCAGTCTGGGTCGGTGGCGCCGATCCGCCCGCCGGCCCTGTCCGCGACCTGCTCGCCCTGGTGGCGCGCACGCCGTGA
- a CDS encoding sodium:calcium antiporter, which yields MDSLPLWLLVAIFVAAGVVVWVAGVRLSKSTDVIDAHFHLGSALGGLIILAVATNLPEIAITVSAAASGDVSVAVGNILGGIALQTVVLVVLDVFGRRGKGVRPLTYRAASLTLVVEAAVVVAVLAVVVAGTQLPKGLLIARLTPGSVLIVVIWLVGLLLVRRAGRGLPWHEDGHAPDTSPPPSKGHHRNPPQHRSSTRKALVVFAVSALATLVAGAVLELAGDAAASKIGLGGVLFGATVLALATSLPEIATGLQSIKQGDDSLAISDIFGGNAFLPVLFLVATVISGQAVLPRASAADTYLTALALLLTLVYLLGLLFRPRRRVLGMGVDSLVVLVLYALGVAGLVAIA from the coding sequence ATGGACTCGTTACCGCTGTGGCTCCTCGTCGCGATCTTCGTCGCCGCCGGGGTGGTCGTGTGGGTCGCCGGCGTCCGGCTGTCGAAGAGCACCGACGTCATCGATGCGCACTTCCACCTCGGCAGCGCCCTGGGCGGGCTGATCATCCTCGCCGTCGCCACGAACCTGCCCGAGATCGCCATCACCGTCAGCGCCGCCGCCTCCGGCGACGTCTCGGTCGCGGTCGGCAACATCCTGGGCGGGATCGCCCTGCAGACCGTCGTCCTCGTCGTCCTCGACGTCTTCGGCCGACGCGGCAAAGGCGTACGACCCCTCACCTACCGGGCCGCGTCCTTGACCCTCGTCGTCGAGGCCGCGGTCGTGGTCGCGGTCCTGGCCGTCGTGGTCGCCGGCACCCAGCTACCCAAAGGCCTCCTGATCGCCCGGCTCACCCCGGGCAGCGTCCTCATCGTGGTGATCTGGCTGGTCGGGCTGCTGCTGGTCCGCCGCGCCGGACGAGGCCTGCCCTGGCACGAGGACGGGCACGCCCCGGACACCTCCCCGCCGCCGAGCAAGGGCCACCACCGCAACCCGCCCCAGCACCGCTCGAGCACCAGGAAAGCCCTCGTCGTGTTCGCCGTCTCCGCCCTCGCGACGCTGGTCGCCGGCGCGGTCCTCGAGCTGGCCGGCGACGCCGCCGCATCGAAGATCGGGCTCGGCGGCGTCCTGTTCGGCGCCACCGTCCTCGCCCTCGCCACCTCGCTGCCCGAGATCGCCACCGGACTGCAGTCGATCAAGCAGGGCGACGACAGCCTCGCCATCAGCGACATCTTCGGCGGCAACGCCTTCCTCCCCGTGCTCTTCCTCGTCGCCACCGTCATCTCCGGGCAAGCCGTGCTGCCACGGGCCAGCGCCGCCGACACCTACCTCACTGCCCTCGCCCTCCTGCTCACCCTCGTCTACCTCCTCGGCTTGCTCTTCCGGCCCCGCCGCCGAGTCCTCGGGATGGGCGTCGACTCCCTTGTCGTCCTGGTCCTTTACGCCCTCGGCGTCGCCGGTCTCGTCGCGATCGCCTGA
- a CDS encoding universal stress protein, which yields MTAEAPPVSPILLGTTPQQPPEVLEVALSLARRSGTLLVCAQVDPMAYVVEEHPDGSVESRPVDPDRADWNSASFDHDLTVRIQTAARAAGVQVTFRSLAGDVGAALARLAEVLGAEMIVVGSREGGVRASMHDFFNGSVAAHLTHRQSRPVVVVPVNPTPVGTAAPWEEPAP from the coding sequence ATGACCGCCGAAGCGCCACCCGTATCCCCGATCCTGCTCGGGACGACGCCGCAGCAACCGCCTGAGGTGCTCGAGGTCGCCCTGTCCCTCGCGCGACGATCCGGCACTCTCCTGGTGTGCGCCCAGGTCGACCCGATGGCCTACGTCGTCGAGGAGCACCCGGACGGCTCCGTGGAGTCACGGCCCGTCGACCCCGACCGTGCCGACTGGAACAGCGCATCGTTCGACCACGACCTGACCGTCCGGATCCAGACCGCAGCGCGGGCGGCCGGAGTGCAGGTCACCTTCCGCAGCCTCGCCGGTGACGTCGGAGCCGCACTGGCCAGGCTCGCGGAGGTCCTCGGAGCCGAGATGATCGTGGTGGGCAGCCGCGAGGGCGGGGTCCGGGCGAGCATGCACGACTTCTTCAACGGGTCGGTGGCCGCGCACCTGACCCACCGCCAGTCCCGCCCGGTCGTCGTGGTGCCGGTCAACCCCACCCCGGTCGGCACCGCAGCACCGTGGGAGGAGCCCGCCCCGTGA
- a CDS encoding IS110 family RNA-guided transposase yields the protein MAAGNPSTRLVGGIDPHADTIHVAVVTTLGKPVGDAEFRTDPDGYQAAIAFLTSSGTIERVGVEGAAGYGAGITRALAVAGLDVVEVERPTRSDRRRAGKTDQMDAYHAARSVLAGRTSPIKGTEVDALRALNLARRSAVKARTAAGNQLKAVLVMAPDDVRSRYRGLNTDRLVDALRRVRPDLVSDPTSTAVLTALKSLARRHRDLTEEIAALTAHLDTLVTAARPALREAYGVGPDVAAQLLITAGNNPERLSSEASFAALCGVAPVPASSGKTHRHRLSRGGDRQANAALHRIVLNRGQHHAPTKAYVARQTERGRTPREIRRMLKRAVAREVYRLLVRDCPVAVFNDLRPARQAKNITLRDAARQLGTWPSVLSNLERGLRRDHDLTTHYRDWLQAA from the coding sequence ATGGCAGCAGGAAACCCTTCTACCCGTCTGGTCGGCGGTATCGACCCGCACGCTGACACCATCCACGTCGCCGTCGTCACAACCCTCGGGAAACCGGTGGGTGACGCCGAGTTCCGCACCGATCCCGACGGCTACCAGGCAGCGATCGCGTTCCTCACCTCGAGCGGCACGATCGAGCGGGTCGGCGTCGAGGGCGCCGCTGGTTACGGTGCCGGGATCACCCGCGCCCTGGCCGTTGCCGGCCTGGACGTCGTCGAGGTCGAACGCCCCACCCGCTCAGACCGGCGCCGAGCCGGGAAGACCGACCAGATGGACGCCTACCACGCAGCCCGGTCCGTGCTGGCCGGTCGGACGAGCCCGATCAAGGGCACCGAGGTCGACGCGCTGCGGGCGCTGAACCTGGCCCGACGCTCCGCGGTCAAGGCCCGCACCGCCGCCGGCAACCAGCTCAAGGCCGTTCTGGTGATGGCGCCCGACGACGTGCGCAGCCGCTACCGCGGGCTGAACACCGACCGGCTCGTCGACGCCCTGCGCCGCGTCCGCCCCGACCTGGTCAGCGACCCCACCAGCACCGCCGTGCTCACCGCGCTGAAGTCACTCGCCCGGCGCCACCGCGACCTCACCGAGGAGATCGCTGCGCTGACCGCCCACCTCGACACCCTCGTCACCGCCGCCAGGCCTGCCCTGCGAGAGGCTTACGGCGTCGGTCCCGACGTCGCCGCGCAGCTGCTGATCACCGCCGGGAACAACCCCGAACGGCTGTCTTCGGAAGCCTCATTCGCGGCACTCTGCGGCGTCGCACCGGTCCCAGCGTCGTCAGGCAAGACCCACCGTCACCGGCTCTCTCGTGGTGGCGACCGCCAGGCCAACGCCGCCCTGCACCGCATCGTGCTCAACCGTGGCCAGCACCACGCGCCGACGAAGGCCTACGTCGCGCGTCAAACCGAACGCGGCCGCACCCCCCGCGAGATCCGTCGGATGCTGAAACGTGCCGTCGCCCGCGAGGTCTACCGCCTGCTCGTCCGCGACTGCCCGGTCGCCGTCTTCAACGACCTCCGCCCCGCCCGACAGGCCAAGAACATCACCCTGCGCGACGCCGCCCGCCAGCTCGGGACCTGGCCCTCGGTCCTGTCCAACCTCGAACGCGGACTGCGCCGCGACCACGACCTCACCACCCACTACCGCGACTGGCTCCAAGCCGCCTGA
- a CDS encoding fluoride efflux transporter FluC: MSGLLAAALVCVAGGVGAAARFVLDGVLRQRLSSAYPLSTTIINLSGSLLLGLLTGLTLGHLVDPRWQLVLGTGLMGGYTTFSTASFEVARLVEERRWAAGTTHALGTAVTAVGLAGGGLALGLVLSR, encoded by the coding sequence GTGAGCGGGCTCCTGGCCGCCGCACTCGTCTGTGTTGCCGGAGGTGTCGGCGCCGCCGCCCGGTTCGTCCTCGACGGGGTGCTCCGGCAACGGCTCAGCTCGGCGTATCCCCTGTCGACAACCATCATCAACCTGTCCGGGTCGCTGCTGCTCGGCCTGCTCACCGGTCTCACCCTGGGACACCTGGTCGACCCGCGCTGGCAGCTGGTCCTCGGCACCGGGCTGATGGGCGGCTACACGACCTTCAGCACCGCGAGCTTCGAAGTGGCGCGACTGGTGGAGGAACGACGCTGGGCCGCGGGCACGACGCACGCGCTGGGCACGGCCGTCACCGCGGTCGGTCTCGCCGGCGGCGGCCTCGCGCTCGGACTGGTGCTCAGCCGGTGA
- a CDS encoding YidH family protein, giving the protein MSDEHLGTLTRDLLANERTYLAWLRTAVSLMVVGLAVARLLDPGHLGPLVAGVLLAVVGAVGVFYGTWRFRTAAALIEQGDIAGRDSSRAMMVVSTVLVVSVAAALVLLIAL; this is encoded by the coding sequence GTGAGCGACGAGCACCTGGGCACGCTGACGCGTGACCTGCTGGCCAACGAACGGACCTATCTGGCGTGGCTGCGGACCGCGGTCAGCCTGATGGTCGTCGGTCTCGCGGTGGCCCGGCTACTCGACCCCGGACACCTCGGGCCGCTGGTCGCCGGGGTGCTGCTCGCGGTCGTGGGCGCGGTCGGGGTGTTCTACGGGACGTGGCGGTTCCGGACGGCCGCGGCGCTGATCGAGCAGGGCGACATCGCCGGTCGCGACAGCAGCCGGGCGATGATGGTCGTGTCGACGGTCCTCGTGGTCTCCGTGGCCGCCGCGCTGGTGCTGCTGATCGCCCTGTGA
- a CDS encoding helix-turn-helix transcriptional regulator: MADPGARTELAAFLRARRTQLDRVSLGLPEGGRRRTAGLRREEVAALSGVSVTWYTWLEQARDVQPSRQVLEALANALRLTTAERTYLLSVAGFAPGPVVGPTPAPGVQHIQHLLDALVGSPAFAIGADWTISGWNAAYAALYPPVATLPEQDRNLLWVVFTDPFVQGLLPDWEVTSRRFLAEFRAEAGPRLNQPDCLRLVARLQQHSAPFREAWSQHNIEGFTSRRRSFLTAEGELEFEHHRLAAADQRDLFVVVYTPTSSATVARLDRLSPKSCR; encoded by the coding sequence GTGGCGGATCCCGGCGCACGGACGGAGCTGGCGGCCTTCCTGCGGGCCCGTCGGACCCAGCTCGACCGGGTCTCGCTCGGCCTGCCCGAGGGCGGTCGGCGCCGGACCGCGGGCCTGCGGCGCGAGGAGGTCGCGGCGCTGTCCGGCGTGAGCGTCACCTGGTACACCTGGCTCGAGCAAGCCCGAGACGTGCAACCCTCCCGGCAGGTCCTCGAGGCGCTGGCCAACGCCTTGCGGCTGACCACGGCGGAACGCACGTACCTACTGTCCGTCGCGGGCTTCGCTCCCGGTCCGGTAGTGGGACCGACGCCCGCTCCGGGTGTTCAGCACATCCAGCACCTGCTCGACGCGTTGGTCGGCTCGCCGGCCTTCGCGATCGGCGCAGACTGGACGATCAGCGGCTGGAACGCCGCCTACGCCGCCCTCTACCCGCCCGTCGCGACACTGCCCGAGCAGGACCGCAACCTGCTCTGGGTCGTGTTCACCGACCCCTTCGTCCAGGGGCTGCTGCCGGACTGGGAGGTCACCAGCCGGCGGTTCCTGGCCGAGTTCCGTGCAGAAGCCGGTCCGCGGCTCAACCAGCCCGACTGCCTACGACTGGTCGCCCGGCTGCAGCAGCACAGCGCGCCGTTCCGCGAGGCCTGGTCACAGCACAACATCGAGGGCTTCACCTCCCGACGGCGCAGCTTCCTGACCGCCGAGGGCGAGCTGGAGTTCGAGCACCACCGGCTCGCCGCCGCCGACCAACGCGACCTGTTCGTGGTCGTCTACACCCCGACCAGCTCAGCCACCGTGGCACGCCTCGACCGGCTGTCCCCGAAGTCCTGCCGGTAG
- the ilvD gene encoding dihydroxy-acid dehydratase: MPALRSRTVTHGRNMAGARALMRASGVAGADIGKPVIAVANSFTEFVPGHTHLQPVGRIVSAAIAEAGAIPREFNTIAVDDGIAMGHGGMLYSLPSRELIADSVEYMVQAHCADALVCISNCDKITPGMLMAALRLNIPTVFVSGGPMEGGTATLVDGTVRTGLNLVTAIADAVADDVSDVDLARIEEAACPTCGSCSGMFTANSMNCLVEAMGLALPGNGSVLATHTARRALYERAGRTVVDLVRRCYDEDDASVLPRSIAGHPAFDNAMALDVAMGGSTNTILHLLAAAHEAELDYGLPDIEALSARIPYLAKVAPNGRHLMEDVHRAGGVPAILGELYRAGLLHDDVHAVHAPSIKAWLEDWDVRGGSVTGEALELWHAAPSGRRSAQACSQSARWAELDTDAAGGCIRDVDHAYSRDGGLAVLRGNLAPDGGIVKTAGVDESIWTFEGPAVVCESQDDAVEAILSGRVRPSDVVVIRYEGPRGGPGMQEMLYPTSYLKGRGLGTVCALVTDGRFSGGTSGLSVGHVSPEAAAGGTIALVADGDLIRIDIATRTLQLLVPDDVLRDRRRALGGRYAPAARTRVVSGALRAYASTTSSADRGAVRILPE, encoded by the coding sequence ATGCCTGCTCTGCGTTCCCGCACCGTCACCCACGGCCGCAACATGGCCGGCGCCCGAGCCCTGATGCGCGCCTCGGGCGTCGCAGGCGCCGACATCGGCAAGCCGGTGATCGCCGTGGCCAACTCCTTCACCGAGTTCGTCCCCGGCCACACCCATCTGCAGCCGGTCGGACGCATCGTCTCCGCTGCCATCGCCGAGGCGGGCGCCATCCCGCGCGAGTTCAACACCATCGCCGTCGACGACGGCATCGCCATGGGCCACGGCGGGATGCTCTACAGCCTGCCCTCGCGGGAGCTGATCGCGGACTCGGTGGAGTACATGGTGCAGGCGCACTGCGCCGACGCCCTGGTCTGCATCTCCAACTGCGACAAGATCACCCCGGGCATGCTGATGGCCGCGCTGCGCCTGAACATCCCGACCGTCTTCGTCTCCGGCGGCCCGATGGAGGGTGGCACGGCCACGCTCGTCGACGGCACCGTCCGTACCGGCCTCAACCTCGTGACAGCGATCGCGGACGCGGTGGCCGACGACGTCTCCGACGTCGACCTCGCACGGATCGAGGAGGCCGCCTGCCCGACCTGCGGCTCGTGCTCGGGCATGTTCACGGCGAACTCCATGAACTGCCTGGTAGAGGCGATGGGCCTTGCGCTGCCCGGCAACGGTTCCGTGCTTGCCACCCACACCGCCCGCCGGGCGCTGTACGAGCGGGCCGGGCGGACCGTCGTCGACCTGGTCCGGCGCTGCTACGACGAGGACGACGCCTCGGTGTTGCCTCGCTCGATCGCCGGCCACCCAGCCTTCGACAACGCCATGGCGCTGGACGTGGCCATGGGCGGCTCGACGAACACGATCCTGCACCTGCTGGCCGCCGCGCACGAGGCCGAGCTCGACTACGGGCTGCCCGACATCGAGGCGTTGTCCGCGCGGATTCCCTACCTGGCCAAGGTGGCCCCGAACGGGCGGCACCTGATGGAGGACGTGCACCGGGCGGGTGGGGTCCCGGCGATCCTCGGTGAGCTCTACCGAGCCGGTTTGTTGCACGACGACGTGCACGCCGTACACGCGCCGAGCATCAAGGCCTGGCTGGAGGACTGGGACGTCCGGGGCGGGTCCGTCACCGGGGAGGCGCTCGAGCTCTGGCACGCCGCACCCAGCGGGCGGCGCTCTGCCCAAGCCTGCTCCCAGTCCGCGCGGTGGGCCGAGCTCGACACCGACGCGGCCGGCGGCTGCATCCGCGATGTCGACCACGCCTATAGCCGCGACGGTGGCCTCGCCGTGCTGCGGGGCAACCTCGCTCCCGACGGCGGCATCGTCAAGACCGCCGGGGTCGACGAGTCAATCTGGACGTTCGAGGGGCCGGCCGTGGTCTGCGAGTCGCAAGACGACGCGGTCGAGGCCATCCTCAGCGGCCGGGTCCGGCCCAGCGACGTCGTGGTGATCCGGTACGAGGGACCGCGCGGCGGACCTGGCATGCAGGAGATGCTCTACCCGACCTCGTACCTCAAGGGTCGCGGCCTGGGAACCGTGTGCGCGCTGGTCACCGACGGACGGTTCTCGGGCGGCACGTCCGGGCTGTCGGTCGGGCACGTCTCACCGGAGGCCGCCGCAGGCGGCACGATCGCCCTAGTCGCTGACGGCGACCTCATCCGCATCGACATCGCCACCCGGACGTTGCAGCTGCTGGTCCCCGACGACGTGCTCCGCGACCGGCGGCGGGCGCTCGGCGGCAGGTACGCCCCCGCTGCTCGGACCCGGGTCGTCTCCGGTGCCCTCCGGGCGTACGCCTCGACGACCAGCAGTGCCGACCGTGGAGCGGTGCGGATCCTGCCCGAGTGA
- a CDS encoding TDT family transporter, giving the protein MALTPTRSPSPIAPIAVDATHPGRRSGFLAELEGQPTFGHITPNWFASVMGTGIVANAAATLPVHVPGLIEAARVVWLLDLLLLLVVTAATVVHWVRHPDRARAHLANPVMSHFYGAPAMALMTVGAGAMLVGRPVIGDGPALALDAVLWTAGTLLGLWTAVAVPYRAFTDHDVKPDSAFGGWLMPVVPPMVSAATGTLLLPHLPAGQARATLLVACYAMFGLTLIASLVMITLIWNRLVQHKIGAAAAVPTLWIVLGPLGQSITASHNLGEAAPQLLPAPYGTAFHALGLVYGLPVWGFAMLWAALALAVTVRTARTGLPFSLTWWSFTFPVGTVVTGTSGLAAATGLHLFVVLAVVFYTALVAAWLVVAVRTARGVYRGRLLRAA; this is encoded by the coding sequence ATGGCCCTGACACCGACGCGCAGCCCCTCCCCGATCGCCCCGATCGCCGTGGACGCGACCCACCCCGGGCGCCGCTCGGGGTTCCTCGCCGAGCTCGAGGGCCAGCCCACCTTCGGCCACATCACCCCGAACTGGTTCGCGTCGGTGATGGGGACCGGGATCGTCGCCAACGCCGCCGCCACCCTGCCGGTCCACGTGCCGGGTCTGATCGAGGCCGCCCGCGTGGTGTGGCTGCTCGACCTGCTGCTCCTGCTCGTCGTCACCGCGGCCACCGTGGTGCACTGGGTCCGCCACCCCGACCGGGCCCGCGCGCACCTGGCCAACCCGGTGATGTCGCACTTCTACGGCGCCCCGGCCATGGCCCTGATGACGGTCGGCGCGGGCGCGATGCTCGTCGGCCGCCCGGTCATCGGCGACGGGCCCGCACTCGCCCTCGACGCCGTGCTCTGGACGGCCGGGACGCTGCTCGGTCTCTGGACCGCGGTCGCGGTCCCCTACCGCGCCTTCACCGACCACGACGTCAAGCCCGACTCCGCCTTCGGCGGCTGGCTGATGCCCGTCGTCCCCCCGATGGTCAGCGCCGCCACCGGCACCCTGCTGCTGCCGCACCTGCCCGCCGGGCAGGCACGCGCCACGCTCCTGGTCGCCTGCTACGCGATGTTCGGGCTCACCCTGATCGCCAGCCTCGTCATGATCACCCTGATCTGGAACCGCCTCGTCCAGCACAAGATCGGCGCCGCCGCCGCCGTCCCGACCCTGTGGATCGTCCTCGGCCCCCTCGGCCAGTCCATCACCGCCAGCCACAACCTCGGCGAGGCCGCACCCCAGCTGCTGCCCGCGCCGTACGGGACCGCGTTCCACGCCCTCGGCCTCGTCTACGGCCTGCCCGTGTGGGGCTTCGCCATGCTGTGGGCCGCCCTCGCCCTCGCCGTCACCGTCCGCACCGCCCGCACCGGGCTGCCGTTCAGCCTCACCTGGTGGTCCTTCACGTTCCCCGTCGGCACCGTCGTCACCGGTACCTCCGGGCTCGCCGCCGCGACCGGTCTGCACCTGTTCGTCGTGCTGGCGGTCGTCTTCTACACCGCTCTCGTCGCCGCCTGGCTGGTCGTCGCCGTCCGTACGGCCCGAGGGGTCTACCGCGGCCGCCTGCTGCGGGCAGCATGA
- a CDS encoding universal stress protein, giving the protein MNDHQQARSIIVGVVPGQPDAVLLQAARFARRFDATLVCANVDLMCYVVHEHPDGSVDARQIDPDMADITAPSFDSGLADHIRRVLRGEQVEVTFRQLAGDSADALGRLAETLQAEMIVVGTRKQGIGASVREYFGGSVAVHLVHRQNRCVVVVPIAPVPAGQRLPWEEVGVS; this is encoded by the coding sequence ATGAACGACCACCAGCAGGCCCGGTCCATCATCGTGGGGGTGGTGCCGGGCCAGCCCGACGCGGTGCTCTTGCAGGCGGCTCGGTTCGCCCGCCGGTTCGACGCCACCCTCGTCTGCGCCAACGTCGACCTGATGTGCTACGTCGTCCACGAGCACCCCGACGGGTCGGTCGACGCCAGGCAGATCGACCCGGATATGGCCGACATCACCGCGCCCAGCTTCGACAGCGGCCTCGCCGACCACATCCGCCGGGTGCTTCGCGGCGAGCAGGTCGAGGTGACGTTCCGCCAGCTCGCGGGCGACAGCGCCGATGCGCTCGGGCGGCTGGCGGAGACCCTGCAGGCCGAGATGATCGTGGTCGGCACCCGAAAGCAGGGCATCGGCGCAAGTGTCCGGGAGTACTTCGGCGGTTCGGTGGCGGTGCACCTGGTGCACCGGCAGAACCGGTGCGTGGTGGTGGTCCCGATCGCCCCGGTCCCGGCCGGTCAGCGGCTTCCGTGGGAAGAGGTGGGCGTCTCGTGA
- a CDS encoding fluoride efflux transporter FluC, which yields MTLVLVCAAGAVGAALRFVVDGTIRARAKMRFPLATTVINVTGSLLLGALTGLALGHGVPQLWHAVVGTGLLGGYTTFSTASFETIRLAEDRRYVAALLNGAGMLVLAVAAAAAGVAIGLRV from the coding sequence GTGACCCTCGTCCTGGTCTGCGCGGCCGGCGCCGTCGGCGCGGCTCTCCGGTTCGTGGTCGACGGGACCATCCGAGCCCGGGCCAAGATGAGGTTCCCGCTCGCGACCACCGTGATCAACGTGACCGGGTCGCTGCTCCTCGGCGCGCTGACCGGGCTCGCCCTCGGCCACGGCGTCCCGCAGCTGTGGCACGCCGTCGTAGGAACCGGGTTGCTCGGCGGCTACACCACGTTCAGCACCGCCAGCTTCGAGACCATCCGGCTCGCCGAAGACCGCCGCTACGTGGCCGCCCTCCTCAACGGGGCCGGGATGCTCGTCCTCGCCGTGGCCGCCGCAGCCGCCGGCGTCGCCATCGGGCTCCGGGTATGA
- a CDS encoding fluoride efflux transporter FluC yields the protein MRPERDVVDRPEARSPDRQLGVDSDIETSEDRSGAARPVHLSWTNIGLVAAGGAVGTGVRYLISAAFPQVHGIPVATLGINVVGAFLLGALLEAVAMRGVDAGRRRAVRLLAGTGALGGFTTYSTLANDTATLMVVAPVHAVGYALATVVGGAAAALAGIVLARRLSTADGKDGA from the coding sequence GTGAGACCGGAGCGCGACGTCGTCGACAGGCCAGAAGCCCGTTCGCCCGATCGGCAGCTGGGCGTCGACAGCGACATCGAGACCAGCGAGGACCGTTCGGGTGCGGCGAGACCGGTGCACCTCAGCTGGACCAACATCGGTCTCGTCGCCGCAGGCGGGGCCGTCGGCACCGGCGTGCGGTACCTCATCAGCGCAGCCTTCCCCCAGGTCCACGGCATACCGGTGGCCACGCTGGGTATCAACGTCGTGGGTGCCTTCCTGCTCGGGGCGCTGCTCGAGGCCGTGGCGATGCGCGGCGTGGACGCGGGCCGCCGCCGCGCGGTCCGGCTGCTCGCCGGCACCGGCGCCCTCGGCGGCTTCACCACCTACAGCACCCTGGCCAACGACACCGCCACCCTGATGGTCGTCGCACCGGTCCACGCGGTCGGCTACGCCCTCGCCACCGTTGTCGGCGGGGCCGCCGCCGCGCTTGCCGGCATCGTGCTGGCCCGGCGCCTCTCGACCGCCGACGGCAAGGACGGTGCCTGA
- a CDS encoding fluoride efflux transporter FluC: protein MNETPELSPAEQAVVDPFPELPVDPDVEAAETTTESGVRRARPVHLAPRNIALVAMGGAVGTGLRLLLEDLVPRWGGVPVVTLAINVVGAFLLGLLLEKVADPALDERWSRRARLGLGTGGLGGFTTYSALATDTALLGHGRPGLAAAYAGGTVVAGLLASIGGITLARALRRTADDGQATGA, encoded by the coding sequence GTGAACGAGACCCCCGAGCTCAGCCCAGCCGAGCAGGCCGTCGTCGACCCGTTCCCCGAGCTCCCGGTCGACCCGGACGTCGAAGCAGCCGAGACCACGACCGAGAGCGGCGTGAGACGTGCCCGCCCGGTCCACCTCGCGCCGCGCAACATCGCCCTCGTCGCCATGGGCGGAGCCGTAGGCACCGGCCTGCGGCTGCTGCTCGAGGACCTGGTGCCGCGTTGGGGCGGAGTCCCGGTGGTGACGCTCGCGATCAACGTCGTCGGCGCGTTCCTGCTCGGCCTGCTGCTGGAGAAGGTCGCCGACCCTGCGCTGGACGAACGCTGGAGCCGCCGCGCGCGGCTCGGACTGGGCACCGGCGGTCTCGGCGGCTTCACGACCTACAGCGCGCTGGCCACCGACACCGCCCTGCTCGGCCACGGGCGTCCCGGTCTGGCGGCCGCGTACGCCGGAGGCACGGTCGTCGCCGGACTGCTCGCCTCGATCGGCGGGATCACGCTGGCCCGCGCACTACGGCGCACGGCGGACGACGGTCAGGCGACCGGCGCGTGA